TGAGAGCAACGCATTTTCTTTAATTGCCTCGTAGATTCCGTCCAAGTCGTCATCAACAGTAGTCAAATAACAACTCGATAGCTGTGGTCGCGTGGTCCCAGAATTAAATAACGTTGGTGTAGAGCTCATAAAATCGAATGACGACAATATGTTATAAAACTCTACAGCTCTCGCCTCTCTCTGTGCCTCCCCCAAAGATAAGCCCATCGCAACGCGCATAAAAAACGCTTGCGGCAACTCTATACGACGATCTTCTACGTGCAGAAAGTAACGATCATAAAGTGTTTGGAGCCCTAAATAACCAAATTGTTCATCCCGCTCAGGCTTTAGCGCAGCACCTAGTAATACCAAATCGAATTGAAGCATGCGCTCATCCAGGAGCTCTGCGTCTACCCCCCTTTTGATAAACTCAGGAAAATACGTCGGATAGCGAACTACCATTTCTTCTCTAGTCAGCTCTGTTCCTACAGCTTCACGACGCAAATCATTAAGTAGCAATCTAGCAGTAACAAAACTATAGGCAGGATCCTTTTCGATTAAAGATCTTGCCGACAAGATCAAACTCTTGTTAACCTCATTAACAGGCACACCATCATAAAGATCCCGGACCGTTAACGACAAAACCTTGTCTGCTTTCACTTCCGTACCGAGTCCTGAACAGGCATCCTCGATCAATCTCTTTAAGTTATTTAAATCAAGTGGCTGAGACACCCCATCGACTAACATATTCAATGCAAAAGGAGCTTCGCTTTGATCAATTGCAGCCTCTTTCTTAGCTCGGACTCGCTCCTGGTTTCTCTCTTCCCTATAGAGCACATATGATCTAGCAACCCCTTGCTCGCCGTGCCTCATTAACGCCAGCTCTACCTGATCCTGAATGTCCTCAATATGGACCGTGCCGCCCGTTGGATTCCTTCGTTTGAGCGCGACAATTACATGTTGCGTCAACTGTGATACCAGCTCCCGAACACGAGCTGATGCGGCGCCTTGCCCTCCGCTCACCGCGAGGAAAGCTTTGGTCATTGCTATTGATATCTTTGACGGCTCGAAGCCTACTACCGACCCATTTCGACGAAGAACCTTCATCATTCCTGAATCCATGCGCGCGGCCTCACTTTGAATTTCTCTTATATTTTCTAAGCTCAAATTAGTTGCTTCACTCACATTAGCCATCAATTGCATTTAGTCTCCTCAATTTTCATCCTATTGCTTCTTTGACGCATCGCTGTTTTATTGCAATTTCAATCAAAGCCTTCTACACAGACCAACTCTGGCCATAACGGACATGGGACAATGAATAATGACTAAATTCTTACAAACCACCCACAAGTTATGCACACGTAACACACAACATATTGTGCTATGACTCAGAACATAACACTAATTCTAGTGTTGGCGCGCCCAGTGTCAAGGTTTTCTTATACGAATTTTGGTGGGGGGGTTTAACGATCTTATGATAAATACTTCGATTTCAGATTTTTTTTCATCTCTAAATCAATGTTTTTCAATCTTAAAGGTATTAAATTAAAATCGACCGAGCACGCTATTTTGGCAGGTCGATATTTTTTACCGATGAGAGCTCGCTCCAATCAAATCCAACCCCAGGATCTTTTTTACGGCCCATTGGCAACGCGATATGTGAGTGCCCCACGCAGGCCTCGATCGGATAAGACACAACTAACGATTGACAAAGCTTTCTCAAGCTGACGTACTGCCTCAGCTCAAAGTCATCCGTTTCAGTACCTTCAAGCTCAATTCCGATCGAATAATTGTTGCAGTTTAGCTCACCTCTCCAGCGCGACTCTCCAGCGTGCCAAGCCCTATGCAAACAAGACACAAACTGTGTAATGCAACCAACACGATCAATCAAAAAATGTGTTGAAACTTTTAAGCCGCGAAGCTGCTGATAGAACGGGTGGGCATTGGTATCAAGTTGGTTCGTGAATAAGCGGCGGATATCAGCCCCGCCAAACTCTCCAGGAGGCAGACTAATGGAATGAATAACGATGAGACTCGGCCGAACATTACTTGGCCTGTCATCGTAGTTGGGTGAATAACACCTCTCAGCGTCTATTAGATAACCATCCTCAATTCGACAGCGAGGGTCAGTCATGAGGGCGTCTTATCCCTCAATTCGAGATGCTCACTGGAGCAAAAGATTCGACCGCTCGACCGAAAACCTTCACTTAAAGGAAAATGTACACCACAATGAGCACAACGAGCCATGTCTTCAACAGCAGGCGCTGAACGCACCCCATCAGAAGACCTCGTGCTTGTTTTTCGCCCCTTCGTCTTAATGAAGACATAGGCCAGAACACACAATAATAGCAATAATAGATACTTAACCACACGCGTCTCCAATGAACCCACTCATAACCGTAGGTGTTTACCCATCAAAACTGCCCGAATACTAGCCTTAACCCCAAAAATCACATTCTGATATTAAAAAGCTTGCAACCAATAGCAAATAAATACAATACCTTGAGCAATAAACAACTTACGGGCTTAATTTATGCGAGACAACGAGTTTCGGGCTAAATCAATCATGCAATCTTTAAAAGGTGAATGCGGCAAACTTGAAATACTTTGCTCCGCTGACGCTATCTCCCTACGGGCGAGCCTGCGCGAATAATCGAGCGAATCTAACTTACGAAAAATATCGACTACACCACCTAAACCTCTGACCCCACCCGTGAGAATCGCCTCTCGAATAACTTTGACATCATCTTCCGAACCGCGTTCTAACGCGTGTATGACTGGCAAGGTAACTTTACCTTCCGCCAAATCATCCCCCGGTTTTTTTCCAATCTCGCTCTCAACCCCATCATAATCCAATATGTCGTCGACAATCTGGAAAGCGGTGCCAATGTGAACTCCATATCGCCCCAAATCTTCAATGATTTCTTTACTGCCCCCAGAAACAATACCGCCCAACATAGCCGCCGCCTCAAACAACCTAGAGGTTTTTGCGCGAATCATTTCAAAATAGGAGTCCACAGTAAGTTCGAGGTTCTGGATATTTGAGAGCTGAAGTACTTCACCCTCAGAGATAGCGTTTGTTGCATCAGCCATTACCCTGAAGACATCCCCCTCACCAACATCTACCATGATTTGAAACGCCCTAGAATACAAGAAATCACCAACCAACACTGCAGCCGCATTGCCAAAGCGCTCATTCGCCGTTTGCAATCCCCTGCGAACCGCAGATCTATCCACCACATCATCATGCAATAGTGTTGCCGTATGAACAAACTCTATCGCGGCAGCCAACTGAATCGCAGGTCGCTCCTCATAACCTAAGCTAGCAGCGGACAATAATAATAAAATAGGCCTCAGTCTCTTGCCACCATTATTAATTGTGTACCGAGCGACCTCTCCCACCAAGGGTACTTGTGACACGAGTTGGGTGCCGATCTCTTCACTCAGGCGCGCCAAAAGGTCACTGGTAATGGAGTTGGAGGATTTCATGAGCCACGAAAGATAATGAATCGGGTAAGGTATTGGCGGTTAACAACTAGGTGGGTTGATGTTATGAGCCTCTCTCTTAGGTGTCAAATAAGTTTCTGAATTATTGCGTAATTTGACGAAATCTTGTATGCTACGCTCCCTTTTTGGTAAGAAATAACGGTTAATAGCCGCTTGAACTCAGGATAAAATAAAGCCATGTATGCTGTAATTAAAACTGGTGGGAAGCAGTACAAAGTCGCCACTGGAGAAAAATTAAAGATTGAAACGTTGGGCGCTGAGGTTGGCGAAAATATCACGCTCGACCAAGTCCTGATGGTTGTTGACGGCGCCAACGTCTCAATAGGCACCCCCATTATTGATGGCGCGAGTGTTGCGGCAACAGTTTTAGGCCATGGCCGCGGCAAAAAAGTTAGAATATTTAAACTGCGAAGACGAAAGCACTATAAAAGGCAGCAGGGTCATCGTCAAAATTTTACTGAGGTCGTTATCGGCGACATTACAAGCCAGTAACCACGCGACTTTACGTTTTGAAAGGCAATTAATTTATGGCACATAAAAAAGCGGGCGGTAGTTCTAGAAACGGACGCGACTCAAACGCCAAACGACTTGGCGTCAAACGCTTTGGCGGAGAACTGATCTCTGCAGGTAGCATTATCATTCGACAACGCGGCACAGTGGTTCATCCTGGCGAGAATGTCGGTATAGGTCGAGACCACACCTTGTTTGCAAAAGTGCATGGGCACGTTTTATTCGGAAAAACCGGCCCGTTAAATAAGAAAATCGTTAGTATTGTTCCAGCGTAGGGTTTAACTTATTTCAAAAAACCCTGCCTACGAGGCGGGGTTTTTTTTTACCTGACTATATAAAAACAAAACAATGAAGTTTGTTGATGAAGCAAATATAGAAGTGCATGCAGGCAAAGGAGGCAATGGCGTTGCCGCCTTTCGTCGCGAAAAATTTGTTCCTAACGGGGGGCCCAGCGGCGGAGATGGAGGCCGAGGTGGATCTATTTATGTTCGCGCCTCCAGGGATATCAATACCCTTTTAGATTACCGTTTTAAAAGAATTTTTCACGCTAAAAATGGCGAGAATGGTCAGGGTAAAGACTGTTATGGTAAATCAGGCGATGACCTCTATCTAGAAGTTCCCATGGGCACGATCATTTACGATGACTCAGACAATTCTATAATTTTTGATTTAAGCCAAGATGGGCAAACGGAACAAATATGCAAAGGAGGCAAGGGGGGGCTGGGCAATATACACTTCAAATCGAGCACGAACCGCGCACCTAGACAGTTCACCAGTGGCGAGCTCGGTGAGGACAGATCGATTCGCATGGA
The DNA window shown above is from Pseudomonadota bacterium and carries:
- a CDS encoding polyprenyl synthetase family protein, coding for MKSSNSITSDLLARLSEEIGTQLVSQVPLVGEVARYTINNGGKRLRPILLLLSAASLGYEERPAIQLAAAIEFVHTATLLHDDVVDRSAVRRGLQTANERFGNAAAVLVGDFLYSRAFQIMVDVGEGDVFRVMADATNAISEGEVLQLSNIQNLELTVDSYFEMIRAKTSRLFEAAAMLGGIVSGGSKEIIEDLGRYGVHIGTAFQIVDDILDYDGVESEIGKKPGDDLAEGKVTLPVIHALERGSEDDVKVIREAILTGGVRGLGGVVDIFRKLDSLDYSRRLARREIASAEQSISSLPHSPFKDCMIDLARNSLSRIN
- the rpmA gene encoding 50S ribosomal protein L27, with amino-acid sequence MAHKKAGGSSRNGRDSNAKRLGVKRFGGELISAGSIIIRQRGTVVHPGENVGIGRDHTLFAKVHGHVLFGKTGPLNKKIVSIVPA
- the rplU gene encoding 50S ribosomal protein L21, producing MYAVIKTGGKQYKVATGEKLKIETLGAEVGENITLDQVLMVVDGANVSIGTPIIDGASVAATVLGHGRGKKVRIFKLRRRKHYKRQQGHRQNFTEVVIGDITSQ
- the ampD gene encoding 1,6-anhydro-N-acetylmuramyl-L-alanine amidase AmpD, whose product is MTDPRCRIEDGYLIDAERCYSPNYDDRPSNVRPSLIVIHSISLPPGEFGGADIRRLFTNQLDTNAHPFYQQLRGLKVSTHFLIDRVGCITQFVSCLHRAWHAGESRWRGELNCNNYSIGIELEGTETDDFELRQYVSLRKLCQSLVVSYPIEACVGHSHIALPMGRKKDPGVGFDWSELSSVKNIDLPK